CCGGCGGGCGGCTGTGCGGTTCTCCGCTCTGCCTGATCATCCGCAACGCCGACGCGCGTCCCGGCGATTATTCCGAGTTTCGGGACGTGCCGCGGCCGGGGCATGCCGACTACACGAGTTCCGTCAAATACGGCGGCTTTCAGGACGCCTCGGGCGGCGGCCATTTTTCCGGCCGGCTCACGGCGCCGCTGACCGCTGCCGGCGGCGTTTGTCTGCAAATCCTCGAGGCGCGGGGGATTTTCGTCGGCGCGCATCTCAAAAGCGTCGGCGGCGTGGAGGACCGCGCTTTCGATCCTGCGTCCGTCTCCCGGGCCGACTTCAACGCGCGCTTCTTCTCGCCGCTGACGGTGCTCGACGCGGCCGCTGGGGCGCGCATGGCCGCGGCGATCGAGGCCGCCCGCGCGGAGGGGGATTCGCTCGGCGGCGTGGTCGAATGCGCCGCCGTCGGCCTGCCGGCGGGGCTCGGCGAGCCGATCTTCGGCGGGCTCGAAAGCGGGATCGCCTCGCTGGTCTTCGGCATTCCCGCCGTCAAGGGCGTGGAATTCGGCAGCGGTTTCGCGGCCGCGGCCATGAGGGGCAGCGAGCACAACGACCCGTTCGTGTGCGAAGACGGCGCCGTGATCACGGCCACGAACCACGCCGGCGGCATTCTCGGCGGCATTTCCACGGGCATGCCGCTGGTTTTCCGCGCCGCCTTCAAGCCGACGCCTTCCATCGCCCGCGCGCAGAGGACCCTCAGTCTCAGAACCATGCAGCTCACGGAACTGAATATCAAAGGCCGTCACGATCCCTGCG
This window of the Pyramidobacter piscolens W5455 genome carries:
- the aroC gene encoding chorismate synthase — its product is MSSSCGKRIRLSIFGQSHSAAVGAVIEGLPAGFRVDMERLDSFMKRRAPGGPLATPRREGDRIEFLSGIAGGRLCGSPLCLIIRNADARPGDYSEFRDVPRPGHADYTSSVKYGGFQDASGGGHFSGRLTAPLTAAGGVCLQILEARGIFVGAHLKSVGGVEDRAFDPASVSRADFNARFFSPLTVLDAAAGARMAAAIEAARAEGDSLGGVVECAAVGLPAGLGEPIFGGLESGIASLVFGIPAVKGVEFGSGFAAAAMRGSEHNDPFVCEDGAVITATNHAGGILGGISTGMPLVFRAAFKPTPSIARAQRTLSLRTMQLTELNIKGRHDPCVAVRAVPAVEAAAAVALCDALLPGNYEPLKGAE